The following proteins come from a genomic window of Amphiura filiformis chromosome 16, Afil_fr2py, whole genome shotgun sequence:
- the LOC140135595 gene encoding divergent protein kinase domain 1C-like: MWRRLSPRRICLGIILITAVAILYAAFKASSIIIPKACTDDQTTRIFDNLCNLYQSQAVGGNLCEVICTSKSIIYEDCLFKGKGKKVIAATYNSKKIILKSRNERLEEFELLFSANDKGGFAPPEMDYDSFKSMFKSHMEALMGMKLVDSEDVLLSKMWTSPILQNDELTPGEMNSVWTLVQQSEFNYLKYFHGAQFLPDIYGSCGHFYAVEYIPSGKILDPSLLSLSEQWDSAPWPNRAKIGLSLMDLIASTETFYSEILHLCDVKPDNFGVTEDFQVKAIDIDISFFTPQMRDYLQQPDCTADEECDFFDCHGACNKSTQKCLDVRTNNNFQSVCSDILMHHHTYPGLLRNPPAEVATEITELLDKCVNPSREEKYIQTPSITKTFQRLHSLLKESLQIR, from the exons GCATCTGTCTTGGTATCATTCTGATCACAGCAGTGGCTATCCTGTATGCAGCATTTAAAGCATCATCAATTATCATCCCCAAAGCCTGCACAGATGACCAAACCACCAGAATATTTGACAATTTG TGCAATTTATACCAGAGCCAAGCAGTGGGTGGCAACTTATGTGAGGTCATATGTACAAGTAAATCCATCATATATGAAGATTGTCTCTTCAAAGGGAAAGGGAAGAAAGTCATAGCAGCAACATACAACTCGAAGAAAATCATTCTAAAATCAAGAAATGAACGACTTGAAGAATTTGAACTTCTGTTTAGTGCCAATGATAAAGGGGGATTTGCACCTCCAGAAATGGACTACGACTCATTCAAATCGATGTTTAAAAGTCACATGGAAGCCCTCATGGGTATGAAATTAGTAGATAGCGAAGATGTTTtactttccaaaatgtggactagTCCGATTTTACAAAATGATGAACTCACTCCTGGTGAGATGAACAGTGTGTGGACTTTAGTACAACAATCAGAGTtcaattatttgaaatattttcatggTGCTCAATTTTTGCCTGATATCTATGGTTCATGTGGACATTTTTATGCTGTTGAGTACATACCATCCGGTAAGATCCTTGATCCGAGTCTACTTAGCCTGTCGGAACAGTGGGATTCGGCACCTTGGCCCAATCGTGCCAAGATTGGGTTAAGTCTAATGGATCTTATCGCATCAACAGAGACATTCTATTCGGAAATACTCCACCTTTGTGATGTGAAACCGGACAATTTTGGAGTGACAGAAGATTTTCAAGTCAAagctattgatattgatattagtTTTTTTACACCTCAGATGAGAGATTATTTACAGCAACCAGACTGCACTGCGGATGAAGAGTGTGATTTCTTTGACTGTCATGGGGCGTGCAATAAATCAACACAGAAGTGCTTGGATGTAAGAACCAATAATAATTTCCAG tCCGTATGCTCAGATATCTTAATGCATCATCATACCTACCCAGGACTTCTTCGCAATCCGCCAGCGGAAGTGGCCACTGAGATTACAGAGCTTCTGGATAAGTGTGTCAATCCGTCTCGTGAGGAGAAATACATCCAAACACCTTCAATTACTAAAACCTTCCAAAGATTACATAGTCTGCTCAAAGAAAGTTTACAGATACGGTAA
- the LOC140172439 gene encoding ectoderm-neural cortex protein 1-like — protein MEGPQPNTGQGKAQDMQHVSTSEEEAAVDFDHTGSSSMIKTTTNKNDTSLAKDHNHHYCGSHASSILKVLNQQRQTGKYTDVILSSQGATFPCHKAVLAASSQYFQEQFDANSNSNSGKDEEQENGSVGLEDIEPVLGRMSEYLEVEVNSVHPLALKAIIDFVYTACIDVSIESAPDLLSAATDLIYPGIVTACCEVLQNSLSAATCLPTSKLAQKYNCRNLHQQAWEYALGNFHNVMMEDTFLEMSLEQLEEYIADENLRVKCEDEVFQAVLKWAKYDEVQRSTFLPKLLKYIRLPLLSNNLIQDTLQNNSIIKASHECIELLKDADNLKDLAKKEKQLGRVKLIPRPSTYTEVLAVIGGMKTDRSWSRDIVYYDPSQQEWNCLTELPFQTTDYSVSALGTSIYITGGYKKDSEDATGEVWKFDTLGEQWIELNNLNVPRFNHTSTTLDGCLYVIGGENDNSGITELEMYNPDTNSWEILGETNEMESNITAAGIDNKLFITGWLVHPRQTCVTQCFDLQTKECLVLPCSGLNRQIFPTVLLSGSIYLLGASRIKEVSKYNPTTYQLAKVEPMRYKRNSPSAAVVGGKIYVTGGELRHHLDKGEVFDPNTGLWTAIPPMPSGLCFHGSVGVLKYLGPPFFEPLSLNNMKSLSLGAMGDACSDDTGEAHNTAEEHM, from the coding sequence ATGGAAGGTCCACAACCAAACACTGGCCAAGGTAAGGCCCAGGATATGCAGCATGTGAGCACCTCAGAGGAAGAAGCTGCTGTTGATTTTGATCATACTGGCAGTTCCTCCATGATCAAGACAACTACAAACAAAAATGATACATCATTGGCCAAAGACCATAATCATCACTATTGTGGTTCTCATGCTAGCTCTATTTTGAAAGTGCTCAACCAGCAACGACAAACTGGCAAATACACAGATGTTATTCTGTCAAGTCAAGGTGCAACCTTTCCATGCCATAAAGCTGTTCTTGCTGCAAGTAGCCAATATTTTCAAGAACAATTTGATgccaattcaaattcaaattcagggAAGGATGAAGAACAAGAAAATGGCAGTGTTGGTCTTGAAGACATTGAACCTGTGTTAGGTAGAATGAGTGAATATTTGGAAGTAGAAGTAAACAGTGTCCATCCATTGGCATTGAAGGCtatcattgactttgtgtacacaGCCTGTATTGATGTCAGCATAGAATCAGCACCTGATTTGCTGTCAGCAGCTACAGACTTGATTTATCCTGGCATAGTTACAGCATGTTGTGAAGTCCTGCAGAACTCACTTTCAGCTGCTACATGTCTTCCAACCTCCAAGCTTGCACAAAAGTATAACTGCCGTAATTTGCACCAACAAGCATGGGAGTATGCTCTTGGTAACTTTCACAATGTCATGATGGAAGATACTTTCTTAGAAATGTCATTAGAACAACTGGAAGAGTACATTGCTGATGAAAACCTGAGAGTTAAGTGTGAGGATGAAGTCTTCCAAGCTGTATTGAAATGGGCAAAGTATGATGAAGTTCAAAGGTCAACTTTCCTTCCTAAGCTACTGAAATATATTCGCTTGCCACTTCTGAGTAATAATCTCATCCAAGATACCCTACAGAATAACAGCATCATCAAAGCGTCACACGAATGCATTGAACTTCTTAAAGATGCTGATAACTTGAAAGATCttgccaaaaaagaaaaacagcTTGGACGTGTAAAATTGATACCACGACCATCAACTTACACAGAAGTATTAGCAGTCATAGGAGGCATGAAAACTGATCGTAGTTGGAGTAGAGACATTGTGTATTACGACCCCTCTCAACAAGAATGGAATTGTCTTACTGAGTTGCCTTTTCAAACAACTGACTACAGTGTATCAGCTTTGGGTACTTCCATTTACATCACTGGGGGTTATAAAAAAGATTCAGAAGACGCAACTGGTGAGGTGTGGAAGTTTGACACATTGGGGGAACAGTGGATTGAACTCAACAACCTGAATGTGCCAAGGTTCAATCATACATCAACTACTTTAGATGGCTGCTTGTATGTGATCGGAGGAGAAAACGACAACAGTGGTATAACAGAACTAGAAATGTACAATCCTGACACCAATTCATGGGAGATTTTAGGTGAAACAAACGAAATGGAAAGCAATATAACAGCTGCTGGGATTGACAACAAGTTGTTCATCACAGGGTGGTTAGTGCATCCTCGTCAGACTTGCGTGACTCAGTGCTTTGATTTACAAACCAAAGAATGCCTTGTACTTCCTTGCTCAGGCCTCAACAGACAGATATTTCCAACTGTATTGTTAAGCGGCAGCATTTATCTACTAGGTGCAAGCAGGATTAAGGAAGTATCCAAGTATAATCCAACAACGTATCAGCTCGCTAAAGTGGAACCCATGCGATATAAACGCAACTCACCGAGCGCAGCTGTAGTAGGGGGCAAAATATACGTCACAGGGGGTGAGCTTCGACATCATTTAGACAAAGGAGaagtttttgatccaaacacaggATTATGGACTGCAATACCGCCCATGCCTAGTGGATTGTGTTTCCATGGTAGCGTAGGTGTATTGAAGTATTTAGGTCCACCATTTTTTGAGCCTTTATCACTGAATAACATGAAAAGTTTGTCTTTGGGTGCAATGGGGGATGCTTGTAGTGATGACACTGGTGAAGCTCACAACACAGCGGAGGAACACATGTAG